The proteins below come from a single Chthoniobacterales bacterium genomic window:
- a CDS encoding rhodanese-like domain-containing protein produces the protein MNRFQQLVAAAKKNITEVSPAEAQAQSERGDALLIDVREGEDWREDHAKNAKHLERDIIELEIEEQIPDLKTPIICYCGGGSRSALVAESLQKMGYENVRSMAGGFRAWQESGLPSSD, from the coding sequence ATGAATCGCTTTCAGCAGCTCGTCGCCGCCGCGAAGAAGAACATTACCGAGGTCTCACCGGCGGAAGCGCAAGCCCAGAGCGAGCGCGGTGACGCTCTTCTGATCGACGTCCGTGAAGGAGAGGATTGGCGCGAAGATCACGCGAAAAACGCGAAACATCTCGAGCGCGACATTATCGAACTGGAAATCGAAGAGCAGATCCCCGATCTGAAAACACCGATCATCTGCTACTGCGGCGGCGGGAGCCGGTCCGCCCTCGTCGCGGAGAGTCTGCAAAAAATGGGATACGAGAATGTGCGATCGATGGCCGGCGGTTTTCGCGCGTGGCAAGAGAGCGGTTTGCCGAGTTCGGATTAG
- a CDS encoding ABC-2 family transporter protein encodes MKKYLTVFNLGLQNTFVYRWNYFLRAVFGLIPLAGTVFLWRAVFREPGGGMHGYTYGSMIYYYLLTIVVSNLVTPTEDEWQISADIREGQINSFLTKPLSYLAYRFSIFLSGRLVFTAVTIPPVALILFYFRDYLVLPSNALTYFCALLSLIMSALIQFFITYTIALFAFWILEISTIVFIVYSFEYFLGGQMFPVDIMPAAIQAALKWLPFYYELFCPIAIFMERLRGAEMGQALAIQAGWLFVTWSVARYMWKRGLGHYQAVGG; translated from the coding sequence GTGAAGAAATACCTCACCGTTTTTAATCTCGGTCTTCAGAACACGTTCGTTTACCGCTGGAACTATTTTCTGCGCGCGGTCTTCGGCCTGATCCCGCTGGCGGGCACCGTGTTTCTTTGGCGGGCCGTTTTCCGCGAACCGGGCGGCGGTATGCACGGCTACACCTACGGCTCGATGATCTATTATTACCTGCTGACCATCGTTGTCTCGAACCTGGTCACGCCGACCGAAGACGAATGGCAAATCTCGGCCGACATCCGGGAAGGCCAGATCAATTCTTTCCTGACCAAGCCCCTCAGTTACCTCGCTTACCGTTTCAGCATTTTCCTGAGCGGCCGCCTTGTTTTCACGGCCGTCACCATTCCGCCAGTCGCCCTGATCCTCTTCTATTTCCGCGATTACCTGGTGCTTCCTTCCAACGCCCTGACTTACTTTTGCGCGCTTCTTTCGCTGATCATGTCCGCGCTGATTCAGTTCTTCATCACCTACACCATCGCGCTCTTCGCCTTCTGGATTCTGGAGATTTCCACGATCGTCTTCATCGTTTACTCGTTCGAATACTTCCTCGGCGGCCAGATGTTTCCGGTGGACATCATGCCAGCCGCGATCCAGGCCGCGCTAAAATGGCTCCCCTTTTACTACGAACTTTTCTGTCCGATCGCCATTTTCATGGAACGCCTCCGCGGCGCCGAGATGGGCCAGGCCCTGGCGATCCAGGCTGGATGGCTCTTTGTCACCTGGAGCGTCGCTCGCTACATGTGGAAACGCGGGCTTGGGCATTATCAGGCGGTCGGCGGCTAA
- a CDS encoding DUF2238 domain-containing protein — MTKEPRRLHLALLLLVAAVIGWSAWRPYDRLTWWLETSPGLVAIVLLAATYRRFRLTTFCYVLIALHICVLCVGGHYTYAQVPLFDWLRPIFGWQRNHYDRLGHLMQGLVPAIAAREVIIRLDVVRRKKWIPYLVISICMGISAFYELLEWWAALVAGSAANQFLGSQGDVWDTQSDMFWALIGAVCALVFLSYFHNRALRKVTDT, encoded by the coding sequence ATGACTAAAGAGCCTCGGCGCCTTCATCTCGCGCTTCTCCTGTTGGTCGCGGCCGTGATCGGCTGGTCGGCCTGGCGGCCTTATGATCGCCTTACCTGGTGGTTGGAAACGTCGCCCGGACTCGTCGCCATTGTCCTCCTGGCCGCGACCTATCGGCGGTTTCGGCTCACCACGTTTTGCTACGTCCTCATCGCTCTCCACATCTGCGTGCTTTGCGTGGGCGGCCATTACACCTACGCCCAGGTGCCGCTATTCGATTGGCTCCGTCCGATCTTCGGCTGGCAGCGCAACCATTATGATCGCCTCGGCCATCTGATGCAGGGCTTGGTTCCGGCGATCGCCGCTCGCGAGGTAATTATTCGGCTCGACGTGGTTCGACGGAAAAAATGGATCCCCTACCTCGTGATCTCGATCTGCATGGGAATCAGCGCGTTTTATGAGCTCCTGGAATGGTGGGCGGCGCTAGTCGCTGGCAGTGCCGCAAACCAATTCCTCGGCAGCCAGGGCGATGTCTGGGACACCCAGTCGGATATGTTTTGGGCGCTGATCGGCGCTGTTTGCGCGCTCGTTTTCCTTTCCTACTTTCACAATCGTGCCCTAAGAAAAGTGACGGACACCTGA
- a CDS encoding Tudor-knot domain-containing protein: MKSRTLFPLLLLAFFCSSPISRAKELGWQPQKTWVFVVGVLSWKHSEMFGSFPVKNRRDEALVNFFKQSGVPESQIVYLQDKQARQIRIDDAFTAQLKKLSPDDLLIVYYAGHGSKSDDGNDVFLASYDAGDDEVEGWSINSIPGKIQSSKCKHVLWFIDCCYSGQAGLAITKQASGPAYACVTSSAASESSTEHWTFTEALLDAWRGISYVDLNHDGTVTLAEFAAHVEADMNAAEEQRSTFAHTKEFSPEIVLATAKPLANPRVGERAKARDADEDWYACRVIDVRDEKLKIHFIGYEDDEDTWVAPEDLQPIKPVRYATGAKVEVLWKKRWYPATVLQAKDGVHLIHYTEYEAKWDEWVPSRRIRNPK, encoded by the coding sequence ATGAAAAGCCGAACGCTGTTTCCGTTGCTGCTGCTCGCATTTTTTTGCTCTTCGCCGATTAGTCGCGCCAAAGAGCTGGGTTGGCAGCCGCAAAAGACCTGGGTGTTCGTCGTCGGCGTCCTGAGCTGGAAACATTCCGAGATGTTTGGCTCGTTCCCGGTGAAAAACCGCCGGGATGAAGCGCTGGTAAATTTCTTCAAACAGAGCGGCGTCCCCGAATCCCAGATTGTTTATCTACAGGACAAACAAGCCAGGCAAATACGGATCGACGACGCGTTCACGGCGCAACTGAAGAAATTAAGCCCGGACGATCTTCTCATCGTCTATTACGCGGGCCACGGCTCCAAATCGGATGACGGCAACGATGTTTTTCTGGCTTCCTACGACGCAGGCGATGATGAAGTCGAAGGATGGTCGATTAATTCGATCCCGGGGAAAATCCAGAGCAGCAAATGCAAACACGTTCTCTGGTTTATCGATTGTTGTTATTCGGGCCAGGCCGGCCTGGCCATCACGAAGCAAGCGAGCGGTCCGGCTTACGCCTGCGTGACTTCTTCGGCGGCCAGCGAATCCTCAACCGAGCATTGGACTTTCACGGAAGCGCTGCTGGACGCGTGGCGCGGCATTTCCTATGTCGATCTCAATCATGACGGCACGGTTACGCTGGCGGAATTCGCCGCCCACGTGGAGGCGGACATGAACGCAGCCGAAGAACAGCGTTCCACCTTCGCGCATACGAAAGAGTTTTCGCCGGAAATTGTCCTGGCCACGGCGAAACCTCTCGCCAACCCGAGGGTCGGCGAACGGGCGAAAGCGCGGGACGCCGACGAAGATTGGTACGCCTGCCGGGTTATCGACGTCCGGGATGAGAAGCTAAAGATTCATTTCATCGGCTACGAAGACGACGAAGACACGTGGGTCGCGCCGGAAGATCTACAACCGATCAAACCGGTCCGCTATGCGACCGGCGCGAAGGTGGAAGTGCTTTGGAAAAAGCGCTGGTATCCGGCGACGGTCTTGCAGGCCAAGGATGGCGTGCACCTCATCCACTACACTGAGTACGAAGCGAAATGGGACGAATGGGTCCCCTCCCGCCGGATTCGCAATCCGAAGTAG